The DNA region TCTCCAAGGATATTGTCGATCCTCTCAAACTCCTCGCCTGTGCCGGGTATCTTGGCAAATAGAATCCTGAAATGCTGATAGCACTTCAGCGCCAATTGATAGTTTTCGGTATCCATATAACCTGCTGTTTCATTAAGCGTCGCGAGGCATTCGCTCACGGCTGAGGCACCCTCTACCGCTTTTGCTTCCTTGAGCACTTTTTTGGCTTCTGCACTGATGCTTCGTGAGTAACGAACGCTGTGCAGGACTTCGGATATTGAAATGATGAGCGCGACGATGGTTATCACCGTGCCAACGTAGGAGAAGTTATTCAGGGTTGTCGGAGAGCCGATAACGATTTCCTGCTTCAACAGCGCCGCCCACACGGTAACAGTGCTTATGAAGCAATAGACGAATCTAATCCAATGACTCTTTAGTAACTCCATGTCTTACTGGCGCTCTCTCTGGTATGTGATCTGCTGAAGGGCTTTGCGGTAATAACCATCAATTACGCTGAGGCTGGTCGATATTGCAATGCTTCCGCCAAGTGCTCGCGTGTAATTGCATTCACCTGTTCAAGGTCTGCCAATGTACGGGCTACCTTGAGCAGACGGTGGGCCGACCTGAGTGACAAGGTCAAACGCTCGCAAGCAGTTTCCAGCCACGCCTCGTCGGTTGTGGATAACTTGCAGTGTCGACGCAGCCCTGGCAAATCAAGGAATGCGTTGGCACAGCCCTGGCGTTTGTTTTGACGCTCCCGGGCGTCGGCGACCAGCACCGCAGCAGTGGCTGTGTCATCACCGGGTTTGAGCGCAGGGTTCAACGCCGTGGCTTCCCGAGCGACGGTCAGGTGCAGGTCGATCCGATCCAGTAGAGGCCCCGACAATTTGTTGCGATAACGCTGGACCATGTCCGGTGTACAACTGCATTTGCCGCTGGGCTCGCCAAGATATCCACAGGGGCACGGGTTCATTGCGGCCACCAATTGAAAGCGCGCCGGAAACCTCACACGATCCTTGGCGCGGGAAATCACGATGTGGCCGGACTCCAGCGGCTCCCTTAAAACCTCCACCTTGCGGTCGAACTCCGGGAGTTCATCGAGGAATAGAACGCCATGATGGGCTAGGGTGATTTCGCCGGGTTGTGGCTTCGAACCGCCGCCCACCAACGCCGGGCCGGAGGCCGAGTGATGGGGCTGGCGGAACGGTCGTTGCGGCCAGTGGCTCAAGGGCACGCAACTGGTGACGGATTGAATGGCAGCGACTTCCAGCGCTTCGTTTTCGGCTAACGGGGGAAGCAGCCCCGGCAACCGACTCGCTAACAACGTTTTTCCGGTCCCCGGCGGTCCGCTGAACAGCAGGTTATGAGCCCCAGCCGCCGCAATCAGCAATGCGCGCTTGGCCGAGATTTGCCCCTGCACTTCATTCAAGTCCGGATAGGGTTTACTTGCGTAGAGCAACCCGTTGGAAACGTAGGGTTCGACCGGCGTATGTCCATTGAAGTGCGCAACGGCTTCCAGCAGGTGATCCACGGCAAACACCTTCAGCCCCGACGCCAGGCACGCCTCCTCGGCGTTCGCCCGCGGCACCATCAGTGAGCGTCCGGCCTTGCGTGCGGCCAGCGCAGCCGGCAACACTCCTCTCACGGCACGTACCGCGCCTGACAGCGCCAATTCTCCCAAGCATTCAATGTCATCCAGCGTCAACGTCGGCACCTGTACGCTGGCGGACAGAATTCCCAGGGCAATCGCCAGATCGAACCGTCCGCCATCCTTTGGTAAGTCCGCAGGCGCGAGATTCAGCGTGATACGCCGCGCCGGAAATTGCAGACCCGAGTTGATGATTGCGCTGCGTACTCGATCCTTGCTCTCCTTCACGGCCGCCTCGGGTAAGCCGACCATCGTCAATGACGGCAGACCGTTGGCCAGATGGACTTCTACGGTAACGGCAGGCGCATCAACGCCGATCTGGGCGCGACTATGGACGATGGAGAGTGACATGGTCGTTCCTTGAGTTTTACGGGAACCGCTTCCTGCGGTTTTTTGAAGGGTAGTCGGGGGCGCGTAATGGCGCAGGCGCCAAATTTTCGCAGGATGTTGCGAGTGTCTTTCTGATGGGTGAAGCGTAAGGGAGTGGGGATTTGCGACGTAATCAGACGCGGGAGCCGCGTTCTGTAGGACCGTACTGAGATCATTGAAGGGCGTTAGATTAAAAGCTTTCAGATGTAGGAAATGGCAGCGTTAGCTGTGGGCTAATGCTGCCAGAAGACATACATATGCAGTTTGTGTAGTGCTATTGGTTGTTAAAGCGATTGCAACATCCGCGAAGCACGCTTCCACCACGGTGCATTGATCGAGCGCTGCGGCCGTTCACTATCCGCCAGCATGTGCGGAACATCCTGCAAGCGAATCCACGGTTGGTTATTCCAGTGCAGCAAACTCAACGACATCTCGGGCCAATTGAGCAGGCTCAGAATCGGGCGTTCGGTTGAGGTGGGGTGCAGGGCGTCTCTGAGGGTGGGGACCACGTCGTGGGTCAGCCATTCGCGCAGGCCTCGGTATTCGGGGCAGTAGTGGTAGACGAGCAGGGCGTAGACGCCGGATTCGCTGATTAGCAGGGTGTTTTCGATGGTGCCGTGGATGAGCATTCGTAAAGTTTGGTGTTGGTCGGGATCGAGTTTTCGGACGGCGCGTTCGTCGAGGTAGAGGCGTAGCAGGCGGCCCAGGTCGCGGGCGCTGAACCAGGGTTGGTTTTCCAGGAGGAGGGCGTGGAGGTGGAGTTTGTGGCGGGTGAAGGTGTGAGGAGTCAGATAGTTTTCGTCCATGGTGCAGTACCCAAATTCGCTTGATAGACGACTGCCACTTATCGTCGCCAAACAATAAGGGTGGCAGCTGCGTGCGGGTTGGCGAACCGGCCAAGCGAATACCGGCAGACCCGAAGGTCTCCCACACGCAGCCGCCATAATTCGAATTGGGAGAGATATCCATAATCGAATGAGGTTGCGTGCATAGCTTGGTTCCAGGTCGCCAAACCCAGTGCTGAATATTCAGCAGAAGGTGAGCTTAGGAACCGGGGCTTTGCGGCGCAATCGGACGGCGGTGGTTTTCTTGTAGGACGCTGCCGGGGTTCTTGAGGGCTTAAAGATCAAAAGATCGCAGCCTTCGGCTGCTCCTACAGGGGTGGTCTGTCTCGTGTGGGATGGCTGGTAGACCGAGGCGACTCCATTCGCGGGCAAGCCCGCTCCCACAGGGAATGTGGTGTTATTCGGAAGGTGGATTGAGCTTCGCTTCCAGCTCTGCCACCTTCGCCTCAAGACTTTCCAACCGCGCCCGGGTCCGTGCCAGCACGACCATCTGGCTATCAAACTCTTCCCGGCTCACCAGGTCCAGCTTGCTGAAGCCGCTCTGCAACAAAGCCTTGAACTGGCTTTCGATTTCGCTTTTCGGCAGTGGAGTGTCGCCGCTGAAGAGGCGGGAGGCGGTGCCGCTCAGGGCATCGAGGAAGTCTTTGGGCGCGAGCATGGGAAATGTCCTGTCAACAATGGCGGGCAGTGTATCACGCAGTGTCTATAGTCAATCTCGCAGTCAGGGGTGCACGCTTTTCGCGCATGGGGACGGACGGTTGTGCACTGTTGTTGTGCGTATCCGTCGGGCCATTTGCGCGAAGCCGCTTGCAGCAGCGGCCAAAGGCTTGAAATCAGTGGGTTTTGGCGAGATGGCAAGCTTTCTGCTTAGTCGGTAGTGACCCATGCACTGATGCAGTCGCTGTGACGAATGCAGTGCGCCAAGCGGAACGGGGGAAGTGTTTCGTGCGGAGTGGTTAGCAGGCGTCGGACGGGCAGGTAAGGCCGACGATGCGTTACAAAGCCAGGCACTGCGCTTAGACTTGAGTCGGGTTTGTTTTCCTGGGGCAAGTCCACCAATTCGGGAGAGAGTTTTCATGAAGCTAGTCACTGCCATCATCAAGCCGTTCAAACTGGACGACGTACGCGAGTCGCTGTCCGAGATCGGCGTGCAGGGCATTACCGTTACTGAAGTCAAAGGCTTCGGTCGGCAGAAGGGTCACACCGAGCTGTATCGCGGCGCGGAATACGTGGTCGATTTCCTGCCAAAGGTGAAGATCGACGTCGCCATTGACGACAAGGATCTTGACCGGGTTATCGAGGCGATAACCAAGGCTGCCAACACCGGCAAGATCGGTGACGGCAAGATCTTCGTGGTCAATCTGGAGCAGGCGATTCGCATCCGTACCGGCGAAACCGATACCGACGCAATCTAAGCCGCCACAAACCCAACGCCCCAGGAGAAAACAATATGACTCTGCGTAAATTCGCAGGGCTAGGAGCCCTGTTGTCCCTCGTAATGCCCGGCCTGGCCATGGCGGCAGACGAAGTGGCAGCCCCAGTCCTCAACTCCGGCGACACTGCCTGGATGATGACCTCGACAGCCCTCGTGCTGTTCATGACCATTCCCGGCCTCGCGCTGTTCTACGGCGGCATGGTTCGCTCCAAAAACATTCTTTCCGTGATGATGCAGTGCTTCGCCATTACCGGTCTGATCAGCATCCTGTGGGTCATTTATGGCTACAGCATCGCGTTCGACACCACCGGCATGGAACAGGGCGTCATCAACTTCAACTCGTTCTTCGGTGGCATGGGCAAGGCATTCCTCGCCGGTGTCACGCCAGCGAGCCTGACCGGGCCTGCGGCGCTGTTCCCTGAAGCGGTGTTCGTCACCTTCCAGATGACGTTCGCCATCATCACCCCTGCGCTGATCGTCGGTGCCTTCGCCGAGCGGATGAAGTTCTCCGCCATGCTGATCTTCATGGGCGTCTGGTTCACTCTGGTTTATGCACCCATCGCGCACATGGTCTGGTCCGGTAACGGCGGCCTGTTGTGGGACTGGGGCGTGCTGGACTTCGCCGGCGGCACCGTGGTGCACATCAACGCCGGTGTGGCCGGTCTGATCGCCTGCCTGGTACTGGGCAAACGTAAAGGCTTTCCGACCACCCCGATGGCGCCGCACAACCTCGGTTACACCCTGATGGGCGCTGCCATGCTGTGGGTTGGCTGGTTCGGCTTCAACGCCGGCTCCGCCGCAGCGGCCAACGGCACTGCTGGTATGGCGATGCTGGTGACCCAGATCGCAACCGCCGCCGCTGCACTGGGCTGGATGTTCGCCGAGTGGATCACTCACGGCAAACCAAGTGCCCTGGGTATCGCTTCGGGTGTTGTGGCCGGTCTGGTTGCAATCACCCCAGCCGCTGGCACCGTGGGCCCGATGGGCGCTCTGGTCATCGGTCTGGCTGCCGGCGTGGTGTGCTTCTTCTGCGCCACCACCCTGAAACGCAAACTCGGCTATGACGACTCCCTGGACGCCTTCGGCGTGCACGGTATCGGCGGTATCCTCGGCGCGATCCTGACCGGTGTCTTCGCTGCACCGTCGCTGGGTGGTTTCGGCACCGTCACCGACATCGCCGCACAAGTCTGGATTCAGTGCAAAGGCGTGGGCTTCACGGTGATCTACACCGCGATCGTCACCTTCATCATTCTCAAAGTGCTGGACGCCGTCATGGGTCTGCGTATCACTGAGGAAGAAGAGGCGGTCGGCATCGATCTGGCACTCCACAACGAACGCGGCTACAACTTGTAAGTACGCGCACAAAAAAACTTGCCCGGCTTGCCGGGCATTTTTTTGTCTGGAGTTTGTCAGTGAAGGAACTGCTGAAAGGTTTTTTCGTACACGTTTAGTGGCGTTTACGACAAGCGTTTTTCTGCGGCCAATGGCTTACATGATTGAAGGAATATTAGGGCCTTTGTTTTTTCCCAGAGCGCGCTAGAATGCGCCCCGAACGTGCGGAGAACTGTATGTGGCAACAGACTCTGATTACCCTGCGGGCGAGGCCCCGGGGCTTTCATCTGGTAACGGACGAGTTACTCGCCGGCCTGCCTGAACTCAAGGCATGTCGGGTCGGCCTGTTGCATTTGTGGCTGCAGCATACCTCGGCGTCGTTGACCATCAACGAGAACGCCGATCCGGCGGTACGTCGCGACTTCGAACGATTTTTCAATCGTCTGATCCCACAAGGAACAGACGGCTATGAGCATAACGACGAAGGCCTGGACGACCTCCCGGCGCACTTCAAGGCCAGCGTGCTTGGCTGTCAGCTCAGTTTGCCGATTTCGGCAGGCCGACTGGCGTTGGGGACCTGGCAAGGCGTTTATCTGGGCGAGCACCGTGATTTTGGCGGTGCCCGTAAAGTCCTCGCCACCGTGCACGGTGAAGAGGCATAAACCGCTGGTTGCCAGCGGTTGTAGAATTTTTTCCGGCGGCCTTCGACAGACGGCGAAGCTGGGCTATAACTAATCTGCTTTTCGCAAGTCATGAGGTAGAACATGAGCGACGATGATCTGGAAAACGACGACCTCGAAGTAGGCGACGACGACGAAACCGAAGAAGGTCTGGAAACAGCAGCGGAAGACGTTGCTGACGACGATGGCGGTGAAACGCCCGTTCCGACCGCCAAAGGCAAAGCCAAGGCAGCGGTATCGGTCGATGAGCTGCCGAGCGTCGAAGCAAAAAACAAGGAGCGTGACGCTCTGGCGCGGGCCATGGATGAGTTCCTGGCCAAGGGCGGCAAGGTGCAGGAAGTGGAGGCCAATGTGGTCGCCGATCCGCCCAAGAAGCCTGACAACAAGTACGGCAGCCGGCCTATCTGAGCCTGCTACTTGCTTGCTGAAAAAGCCCGCCGTCGCTGCGGGCTTTTTTATGGGCAGTGTAAAAATCTGGAATTTGCAGTGATCCCCTGTGGGAGCGGGCTTGCTCGCGAAGGGGCCGTGTCAGTCAGCATTGATGTCGACTGACACACCGCTTTCGCGAGCAAGCCCGCTCCCACATTTGATTTTGTACTAAACAGGATCAATGTTGGGCGTTCCAGAGGGCCAACAACGCCGGCAACTCGCTCAGGCTGCGTATCTCGGCATCTGGTGCCTTCTCGGCTTCCCAAACTTTGCCCGTCGGGTTAAACCAGATCGCGCGCAATCCCGCCTGCTGGGCGCCGGCAATGTCGTCACCCGGATGATCGCCGATATGCACGGCCGTCTCGGCCGTCGCACCACCCCGTTGCAACGCCTCATGAAACAGTCGCGCATCTGGCTTGCCGATGCCGATGTCTTCGGCGCACAAGGCAAACTTGAAGTAATCCGCCAGCCCTAGCCGACGCACATCGGCGTTGCCATTGGTGACCACGCCGAGGGCGTAGTGATTGGCCAGCGTCTCCAGGGTCGGTTGCACCTCAGGGAAGATTTCCAGCTGATGCCGCGCATGCAGAAATACTTCAAAACTCTGATCGGCCAGGTCTGAGGCCTGACCATGGCCGTAACCAGCCTCTTCCAGTGCGTGGAACAAGACTCGGCGGCGCAAGGCGCTGATGCGGTGCTTGAGGCCCGGTTCACTGCTCAGGATCCGTTCGCGAATCGCCCACAAATGCTCCACCGGCACGGCGCCCAGATTCGGTGCATGCTCGGTCAGCCATTCACGCAGTACGGCTTCGGCGCTGACGATCACCGGGGCGGTATCCCACAGGGTGTCGTCGAGGTCGAAGGTGATCAATTGAATTCTCATGACTCATCGCCTTTGA from Pseudomonas sp. ACM7 includes:
- a CDS encoding YifB family Mg chelatase-like AAA ATPase, with the protein product MSLSIVHSRAQIGVDAPAVTVEVHLANGLPSLTMVGLPEAAVKESKDRVRSAIINSGLQFPARRITLNLAPADLPKDGGRFDLAIALGILSASVQVPTLTLDDIECLGELALSGAVRAVRGVLPAALAARKAGRSLMVPRANAEEACLASGLKVFAVDHLLEAVAHFNGHTPVEPYVSNGLLYASKPYPDLNEVQGQISAKRALLIAAAGAHNLLFSGPPGTGKTLLASRLPGLLPPLAENEALEVAAIQSVTSCVPLSHWPQRPFRQPHHSASGPALVGGGSKPQPGEITLAHHGVLFLDELPEFDRKVEVLREPLESGHIVISRAKDRVRFPARFQLVAAMNPCPCGYLGEPSGKCSCTPDMVQRYRNKLSGPLLDRIDLHLTVAREATALNPALKPGDDTATAAVLVADARERQNKRQGCANAFLDLPGLRRHCKLSTTDEAWLETACERLTLSLRSAHRLLKVARTLADLEQVNAITREHLAEALQYRPASA
- a CDS encoding Bro-N domain-containing protein; amino-acid sequence: MDENYLTPHTFTRHKLHLHALLLENQPWFSARDLGRLLRLYLDERAVRKLDPDQHQTLRMLIHGTIENTLLISESGVYALLVYHYCPEYRGLREWLTHDVVPTLRDALHPTSTERPILSLLNWPEMSLSLLHWNNQPWIRLQDVPHMLADSERPQRSINAPWWKRASRMLQSL
- a CDS encoding accessory factor UbiK family protein — translated: MLAPKDFLDALSGTASRLFSGDTPLPKSEIESQFKALLQSGFSKLDLVSREEFDSQMVVLARTRARLESLEAKVAELEAKLNPPSE
- the glnK gene encoding P-II family nitrogen regulator codes for the protein MKLVTAIIKPFKLDDVRESLSEIGVQGITVTEVKGFGRQKGHTELYRGAEYVVDFLPKVKIDVAIDDKDLDRVIEAITKAANTGKIGDGKIFVVNLEQAIRIRTGETDTDAI
- a CDS encoding ammonium transporter; translated protein: MTLRKFAGLGALLSLVMPGLAMAADEVAAPVLNSGDTAWMMTSTALVLFMTIPGLALFYGGMVRSKNILSVMMQCFAITGLISILWVIYGYSIAFDTTGMEQGVINFNSFFGGMGKAFLAGVTPASLTGPAALFPEAVFVTFQMTFAIITPALIVGAFAERMKFSAMLIFMGVWFTLVYAPIAHMVWSGNGGLLWDWGVLDFAGGTVVHINAGVAGLIACLVLGKRKGFPTTPMAPHNLGYTLMGAAMLWVGWFGFNAGSAAAANGTAGMAMLVTQIATAAAALGWMFAEWITHGKPSALGIASGVVAGLVAITPAAGTVGPMGALVIGLAAGVVCFFCATTLKRKLGYDDSLDAFGVHGIGGILGAILTGVFAAPSLGGFGTVTDIAAQVWIQCKGVGFTVIYTAIVTFIILKVLDAVMGLRITEEEEAVGIDLALHNERGYNL
- a CDS encoding secondary thiamine-phosphate synthase enzyme YjbQ, whose product is MWQQTLITLRARPRGFHLVTDELLAGLPELKACRVGLLHLWLQHTSASLTINENADPAVRRDFERFFNRLIPQGTDGYEHNDEGLDDLPAHFKASVLGCQLSLPISAGRLALGTWQGVYLGEHRDFGGARKVLATVHGEEA
- the sutA gene encoding transcriptional regulator SutA → MSDDDLENDDLEVGDDDETEEGLETAAEDVADDDGGETPVPTAKGKAKAAVSVDELPSVEAKNKERDALARAMDEFLAKGGKVQEVEANVVADPPKKPDNKYGSRPI
- a CDS encoding HAD family hydrolase; protein product: MRIQLITFDLDDTLWDTAPVIVSAEAVLREWLTEHAPNLGAVPVEHLWAIRERILSSEPGLKHRISALRRRVLFHALEEAGYGHGQASDLADQSFEVFLHARHQLEIFPEVQPTLETLANHYALGVVTNGNADVRRLGLADYFKFALCAEDIGIGKPDARLFHEALQRGGATAETAVHIGDHPGDDIAGAQQAGLRAIWFNPTGKVWEAEKAPDAEIRSLSELPALLALWNAQH